A window of the Acipenser ruthenus chromosome 30, fAciRut3.2 maternal haplotype, whole genome shotgun sequence genome harbors these coding sequences:
- the LOC117395639 gene encoding prolargin-like — MRAHLGYFLLLSLLLIAVVRGQRRKPPRPTPPQRRPAPQPEPQEPTDFPPPILGPPSIFEDCPKECYCPSDFPSTLYCDRRNLRKIPIIPPRAHYLYLQNNYIDEVTEEAFKNATGLKWVNMDNNRIKKVDRQVFEKLQNLLFLYMDKNNLQEVPNFLPPNLEQLRLSRNQISKIPAGVFNKLENLAMLDLHHNKLSDSDLGKNIFKGLKNLVQLNLAHNILRKMPQHVPHNIYQLFLDRNNIEDIPKDYFKEFPNLTFVRLNYNQLTDKGVPKRIFNISTLLDLHLAHNKLNSVPIFNSKLEQLYLNHNNIESINGTELCPYPIMTIDMSNEDHVPRLRYLRMDGNAVQPPIPMDLIMCFRHLKSIVI; from the exons ATGAGAGCCCATCTAGGATATTTCCTCCTTCTCAGCCTTCTTCTGATTGCTGTGGTGCGTGGTCAGAGACGAAAACCTCCTAGACCAACCCCACCACAGAGGAGACCAGCACCACAACCAGAGCCGCAAGAGCCGACTGACTTCCCTCCGCCCATTTTGGGTCCTCCTTCCATCTTTGAAGACTGCCCCAAGGAGTGCTACTGTCCCTCGGATTTCCCCAGCACCCTCTACTGTGACAGACGCAACCTGAGGAAGATCCCCATCATCCCACCCAGGGCTCACTATCTCTACCTCCAAAACAACTACATAGACGAGGTGACAGAAGAAGCCTTCAAGAATGCTACCGGGCTGAAATGGGTTAACATGGACAACAACCGGATCAAGAAGGTGGACCGCCAGGTCTTTGAGAAGCTGCAGAACCTTCTCTTCTTGTACATGGACAAGAACAATCTCCAAGAGGTGCCCAATTTCCTACCTCCCAACCTGGAGCAGCTTCGTCTGAGCAGGAACCAGATCTCCAAGATCCCTGCCGGAGTGTTTAATAAGCTGGAGAACCTGGCCATGCTTGACCTTCACCATAACAAGCTGAGTGACAGCGACCTGGGCAAAAACATCTTCAAGGGCCTCAAGAACTTGGTTCAGCTGAACCTGGCACACAACATTCTGAGAAAGATGCCGCAGCACGTGCCACATAATATCTACCAGCTGTTCCTGGATCGGAATAACATTGAGGACATTCCCAAAGATTATTTCAAAGAGTTCCCAAACCTGACCTTTGTCAGGCTTAATTACAATCAGCTGACCGACAAAGGGGTGCCCAAGAGGATTTTTAACATCTCCACTCTGTTGGATCTTCACCTTGCCCACAATAAACTCAACAGTGTTCCCATTTTTAATTCCAAGTTGGAGCAGTTGTATCTCAACCACAATAATATCGAAA gcATCAATGGCACAGAGCTCTGCCCATATCCTATCATGACCATCGATATGAGTAACGAGGATCACGTCCCTCGTCTGCGCTACCTGAGGATGGATGGGAATGCAGTTCAGCCTCCCATTCCAATGGACCTCATCATGTGTTTCCGACATCTGAAATCCATCGTCATCTAA